The Blastopirellula marina genomic sequence TCTTCGACATTTGTATCTGTCTGTCGATTCCGCTGCTGGTCAATTCGTATTTGATCGGCTGGCAGCCGGTACTGCTGGTTCAAGATGGCAAACCGATCGAAGGCCTGGTCGATCTGCGTTTACTCCTGGTCATGCTTTCAGCCATCACCCTGCTGGTGCTATGGCATCGCCGCCAACTGACACGGGGCAAATCGTATTTCCTGTGCTTCCTGTATGCCCTGTTCATTGGTTATGCAATCGCTGGCTCATTCGGGTTTAGCATCGTGGGCATGCTGGGGCTTTAACCTGCGAGTGTTTGGCCTTGAAATGAATTCGAGGCCAACTCTCTTTGCTAGCGAGACTGCCTGAATTTACCCCCTTATTTTCCCCCGGAATTTTGAGGCAACTCGCTGGTTTCTTTTGTACGATGACTACCGATGCGTGACACGCGACATCACTTTCGTACTCGTTCTTATCCTTCAATCTGCTCTATTCAACAATTATCGATTAAGGGAATCCAGACGATGGGATTACTTGACTCGTTGTTCGGAGGAATGGAAGGTTCCTCGAAGCTGACACCCCAAGAGTCGTTTGCCGGCATCCTGATGGGGGCCAGCGGATGCGACGGACACATCGCCGAAGAAGAAGTCGATGGCCTGATCACTTGCCTGGTACGCATGAAGTTGTTCCAGCGATACGACGGCCGGCAGTATGGCAAAACTCTGAACAAACTGCACGGAATCATGAAAAAGAAAGGGGTCGAGGCCCTGATC encodes the following:
- a CDS encoding tellurite resistance TerB family protein; protein product: MGLLDSLFGGMEGSSKLTPQESFAGILMGASGCDGHIAEEEVDGLITCLVRMKLFQRYDGRQYGKTLNKLHGIMKKKGVEALIDSCTETLPKELAKAAFANACDIVLADGVVEPDEKAFIDRLREKLQIDGKTAKTIAEVMVIKNKG